The Prochlorococcus sp. MIT 1300 genome has a window encoding:
- the glyS gene encoding glycine--tRNA ligase subunit beta has translation MPLADLSTFLLEIGTEELPADFVRLAPPQLEKLVSQHFEQRRLGYGKILSTATPRRIVLLVDDLASKAEDFEEERKGPPASTAFVNGSPTAAAIGFAKRFGLEVNDLEVRETAKGAFVFAKVIEQGVSANELLAEIIPNLIAALQGKRFMRWGTGERRFSRPIRWLVSLLDSEVVPVCLDGGDPKVLAGKSSRGHRLHKRIVNIESASSYLDSLLHAGVMVERTERNQFIKGEIEKSAEKLNAIADVPQTLLDELTDLVESPDLIEGEVDDSFLDLPAEVLSTVMRLHQRYIPLYKKNASKDSLELQARNDLLPRFICIGNGLKESRPSIKRGNERVLKARLADAEFFVQADRAVKSSIRCEQLAQVTFADGLGSVLDRVHRLEWVAQLCLSHLTLANSVSENVLRAASLSKHDLVSQIVGEFPELQGIMGAKYLIAEEESREVALAVSEQYLPRGAGDLLPESEAGAVLALVDRLELLISIYSKGERPSGSSDPYGLRRAGNGILQILWSRGLKLNLYEVCQLATIHWSKLFPDFSIDHSSLFIDIGEFFQQRISTLLEEAGVDIDIAQAVSGKGTSIKRLLSDPSDCRTRANLLTDMRRTGELIKLQAVVTRASRLAEKGDLTLDILSASGVVNPSLFEKKSEHQMLSVINSLEPIAVGKLESGYKQLADGLQSSTEALSCFFDGDQSVMVMTENLEVRKNRLNMLGVLRNQARLLADFSQIVG, from the coding sequence ATGCCCTTGGCAGACTTGTCGACCTTTTTGCTTGAGATCGGTACTGAGGAATTGCCAGCAGATTTCGTAAGACTTGCACCCCCTCAGCTGGAAAAGTTGGTTAGTCAACACTTTGAACAGCGGAGGCTTGGTTACGGAAAAATTCTTTCAACGGCGACTCCTAGGCGAATTGTCTTATTAGTCGATGATTTGGCTTCAAAGGCTGAGGACTTTGAAGAGGAGAGAAAAGGGCCTCCAGCGAGTACGGCCTTTGTGAATGGTTCTCCAACTGCTGCTGCAATTGGGTTCGCAAAGCGATTTGGCTTAGAAGTCAATGATCTAGAAGTGCGAGAAACTGCAAAAGGGGCCTTCGTTTTTGCAAAGGTTATTGAACAGGGGGTTTCTGCGAATGAATTGCTCGCTGAAATTATTCCTAATTTGATAGCGGCTCTACAGGGGAAGCGATTTATGCGTTGGGGTACTGGTGAAAGACGTTTCTCTAGACCGATTCGCTGGTTGGTTTCTCTTTTAGACAGTGAAGTAGTTCCTGTGTGCCTTGATGGCGGTGACCCTAAAGTTCTTGCGGGTAAAAGCAGCAGAGGCCATAGACTTCACAAACGCATAGTAAATATCGAATCAGCAAGTTCATATTTGGATTCTCTTTTACATGCAGGTGTAATGGTTGAAAGGACTGAGCGCAATCAATTTATTAAAGGAGAAATTGAAAAGTCAGCCGAAAAACTCAATGCTATTGCGGATGTTCCACAAACATTACTAGATGAACTAACTGATTTAGTTGAGTCGCCAGACCTTATAGAAGGTGAAGTGGATGATTCTTTCTTGGACTTGCCAGCAGAAGTTCTTAGTACCGTAATGCGACTTCATCAGCGTTATATACCTCTTTATAAAAAAAATGCATCTAAAGATTCACTTGAACTTCAGGCAAGAAACGATCTTCTCCCCCGTTTTATTTGTATTGGCAATGGATTGAAGGAATCAAGACCTAGTATTAAGCGAGGTAATGAGAGAGTCCTTAAGGCAAGGCTTGCTGATGCGGAATTCTTTGTTCAAGCTGACAGAGCAGTTAAAAGCTCGATCAGATGTGAGCAACTGGCTCAGGTTACCTTTGCCGATGGCCTTGGTTCAGTGCTTGATAGGGTTCATCGACTGGAATGGGTAGCTCAGTTGTGCCTGAGTCATTTAACACTTGCTAACTCTGTCTCTGAAAATGTACTCCGAGCAGCGAGTCTTTCAAAACATGATTTAGTTAGTCAGATAGTTGGAGAATTCCCAGAACTACAAGGGATTATGGGCGCTAAATATTTAATTGCTGAGGAAGAGTCAAGAGAAGTTGCTCTTGCTGTTTCAGAACAATATCTTCCAAGAGGAGCAGGTGATCTTCTGCCTGAGTCTGAGGCTGGGGCTGTTTTAGCTTTAGTAGATAGATTGGAGCTTTTGATAAGCATCTATTCAAAAGGAGAGCGACCAAGTGGGTCTTCTGATCCTTATGGCTTGAGACGAGCTGGAAATGGGATTTTGCAGATTTTGTGGTCAAGAGGATTAAAACTAAATCTTTATGAGGTTTGTCAACTGGCTACAATTCATTGGTCAAAACTTTTCCCTGATTTTAGTATTGATCATTCTTCATTGTTTATTGATATTGGAGAATTTTTTCAGCAAAGAATTAGTACTTTATTGGAGGAGGCTGGGGTTGATATTGATATTGCTCAAGCAGTTTCAGGGAAAGGAACCTCGATAAAAAGATTGCTTTCTGACCCATCAGACTGCAGAACAAGAGCTAATCTCCTGACAGACATGAGAAGAACTGGTGAGTTGATTAAGCTTCAAGCTGTGGTAACTCGAGCATCAAGATTGGCAGAGAAAGGTGATCTTACTCTTGATATATTGAGTGCATCAGGGGTAGTAAATCCTAGTCTATTCGAGAAGAAGAGTGAGCATCAGATGCTTTCTGTAATCAATAGTCTTGAACCTATAGCAGTAGGAAAACTCGAGTCTGGCTATAAACAATTGGCTGATGGTTTGCAGTCAAGTACAGAAGCTCTTTCGTGTTTCTTTGATGGTGATCAAAGTGTAATGGTAATGACTGAAAACTTGGAAGTTCGTAAGAACCGCTTGAACATGTTAGGTGTGCTAAGAAATCAGGCCAGGCTTTTGGCGGATTTCAGTCAAATAGTTGGTTAA
- the chlP gene encoding geranylgeranyl reductase, which yields MLRVAVIGGGPSGSCAAETLAKAGIKTWIFERKLDNAKPCGGAIPLCMVSEFDLPEEIIDRKVRNMRMISPSNREVDISLDTVYGTQEENEYIGMCRREVMDAFMRNRAAELGATLINGLVTKIDTGAQRQGPYTLTYSDYSNGDATGETKTLEVDLLIGADGANSRVAKAMDAGDYNVAIAFQERIKLPEKEMSYYENLAEMYVGTDVSPDFYGWVFPKYDHVAVGTGTMQENQSLIKSLQEGVRERAKKRLVNGEVIKVEAHPIPEHPRPRRVVGRMALVGDAAGYVTKSSGEGIYFAAKSGRMCAEQVVESSQGGKIVPSEGELKKYLKKWDKKYGTTYKVLEILQNIFYTSDSAREAFVEMCDDKDVQRLTFDSYLYKRVVAMNPWQQIKLTFLTFGSVLRGRALAPARYKPVPSAVRNEEEVTAMLKVSTIKGGIKVGARKSSK from the coding sequence ATGTTGCGTGTTGCCGTGATTGGGGGTGGTCCTAGTGGGTCCTGCGCCGCAGAAACTTTGGCTAAAGCAGGCATAAAAACCTGGATCTTTGAGCGAAAACTTGACAATGCCAAGCCCTGTGGAGGAGCAATTCCACTGTGTATGGTTTCAGAATTTGATTTACCAGAAGAAATTATTGATCGCAAAGTTCGGAATATGCGCATGATTTCACCTTCAAATCGTGAAGTGGACATAAGCCTAGACACTGTTTATGGCACTCAAGAAGAGAACGAATACATAGGAATGTGCCGCAGGGAAGTAATGGATGCGTTTATGAGAAATCGTGCAGCAGAGCTAGGAGCGACATTAATCAATGGCCTAGTTACCAAAATTGACACTGGAGCACAGCGCCAAGGGCCATACACACTTACTTATTCTGACTATTCAAATGGTGATGCCACTGGTGAAACCAAAACTCTAGAAGTTGATCTATTAATTGGTGCCGATGGTGCAAATAGTCGTGTTGCGAAGGCAATGGATGCTGGTGACTACAACGTCGCAATAGCTTTTCAAGAGAGAATAAAGCTTCCTGAAAAAGAAATGAGTTATTACGAAAACCTGGCAGAAATGTATGTTGGCACTGATGTGTCTCCTGATTTCTATGGTTGGGTTTTCCCAAAATATGATCACGTAGCTGTTGGTACTGGAACGATGCAAGAAAACCAATCGCTCATTAAAAGTCTTCAAGAAGGGGTTCGGGAAAGAGCGAAAAAAAGACTTGTTAATGGCGAAGTAATCAAGGTAGAGGCCCATCCAATTCCCGAACATCCACGCCCAAGGAGAGTAGTAGGACGAATGGCATTAGTTGGTGATGCGGCTGGATACGTAACCAAAAGTTCAGGCGAAGGGATATATTTTGCAGCGAAGAGTGGGAGAATGTGCGCAGAGCAAGTTGTTGAATCGAGCCAGGGTGGCAAGATAGTGCCCAGCGAAGGAGAACTAAAAAAATATCTCAAAAAGTGGGACAAGAAATATGGCACTACATATAAAGTCCTAGAAATACTGCAAAATATTTTCTATACAAGCGATTCTGCTAGAGAAGCTTTTGTAGAGATGTGTGATGACAAAGATGTTCAGAGGTTAACTTTTGACAGTTACTTATATAAGCGTGTAGTTGCTATGAATCCCTGGCAGCAAATTAAACTTACTTTCCTTACCTTCGGTTCAGTACTTCGTGGCAGAGCACTTGCACCGGCGCGCTACAAACCAGTACCGAGTGCCGTGCGCAATGAAGAAGAAGTAACTGCTATGTTAAAAGTAAGCACAATTAAAGGCGGTATTAAAGTAGGAGCGAGAAAAAGCTCTAAGTAA
- a CDS encoding M15 family metallopeptidase, with protein sequence MARASTAQSIKRDEIPLAKRSSSRRWRGLSQLWLLVLMAFSVGGIVFTASLQKGFVLFGNTQKNTNTTAKELVEDRRLRGHFPYAEVDSSLLTEISPGLSVHIDTAKALRNMRNAASAAGVNLTLLSAYRSHELQRQIFFEIKSERNQTATERATVSAPPGHSEHSTGYAIDLGDATRPETHFETTFETTEAFRWLRNNAAKYHFIMSFPRNNPHKVSYEPWHWRFEGTAAALREFEEANRFTP encoded by the coding sequence GTGGCTCGAGCTAGCACCGCTCAGAGCATCAAGAGGGATGAAATCCCTCTCGCAAAACGTTCAAGTTCCAGGCGCTGGAGAGGACTTTCTCAGTTGTGGCTCTTGGTACTGATGGCCTTCAGCGTGGGAGGAATCGTTTTTACAGCTTCTTTACAAAAAGGCTTTGTCCTTTTCGGTAACACACAAAAAAATACAAACACAACGGCTAAGGAGCTGGTTGAAGATCGACGATTACGAGGACACTTCCCCTATGCAGAAGTTGACTCTTCTTTACTAACTGAGATATCGCCGGGCCTTTCTGTTCATATTGATACAGCTAAGGCATTAAGGAATATGCGTAATGCCGCATCAGCAGCAGGAGTAAACCTGACCCTATTAAGTGCCTACCGGTCTCATGAATTGCAGAGACAAATCTTTTTTGAAATTAAATCTGAGAGGAATCAAACAGCCACTGAAAGAGCAACAGTATCAGCTCCTCCAGGGCACTCCGAGCACAGTACCGGCTATGCGATTGATCTTGGTGACGCAACTCGACCCGAGACGCATTTTGAGACTACGTTTGAAACCACTGAGGCTTTTCGTTGGCTTAGAAACAATGCGGCTAAATATCACTTCATAATGTCCTTCCCTAGGAACAACCCCCATAAGGTGAGCTATGAACCCTGGCATTGGAGGTTTGAGGGGACTGCGGCAGCGCTCCGAGAATTTGAGGAAGCCAATAGATTTACTCCTTGA
- the typA gene encoding translational GTPase TypA, which translates to MSVQTQSIRNIAIIAHVDHGKTTLVDALLSQSGIFRDNEAVPTCVMDSNDLERERGITILSKNTAVTYKGTKINIVDTPGHADFGGEVERVLGMVDGCLLIVDANEGPMPQTRFVLKKALEQGLRPIVFVNKIDRARVEPETAVDKVLDLFLELGADDDQCDFQYLFGSGLGGFAQPDMKTKSEDMQPLLDAILRHVPPPVGDQTKPLQIQITTLDYSDFLGRIIIGRVHNGMIKSGQNACLIKEKGTIKKGRISKLLGFEGLQRIEIEQAFAGDLVALAGFDDVNIGETIACPDEPKALPLIKVDEPTLQMTFVVNDSPFAGKEGKFVTSRQLRDRLKKELLTNVALRVDETDSPDRFAVSGRGELHLGILIETMRREGFEFQVSQPQVIFRTIDGTPCEPVETLVMDVPEQAVGACIEKLGVRRGEMQNMEAGGDGRTQLEFVVPSRGLIGFRGEFVRATRGEGIMSHSFFDYRPMIGEFETRRNGVLISFEEGTATFYALKNAEDRGQFFIKPGVKVYKGMIIGENNRPQDLEINVCKTKQLTNMRSAGAEELDTLQSPIEITLERALEYIGPDEMLEVTPQSIRLRKLPSKRMAKR; encoded by the coding sequence ATGAGCGTCCAGACCCAATCGATTCGCAACATCGCGATCATTGCCCATGTTGACCATGGCAAAACAACACTAGTTGATGCATTGCTTTCACAGTCGGGTATTTTTCGCGATAACGAGGCGGTCCCCACATGTGTGATGGATTCCAATGACTTGGAACGAGAGCGGGGCATAACCATCCTTTCAAAAAACACTGCGGTTACCTACAAGGGAACAAAAATAAATATTGTTGATACACCAGGCCATGCCGACTTCGGGGGCGAAGTCGAGCGTGTTCTTGGGATGGTTGATGGATGTCTATTAATTGTAGATGCCAATGAAGGCCCAATGCCCCAGACACGTTTTGTACTAAAAAAGGCTCTTGAGCAAGGCCTTAGGCCAATAGTATTTGTCAATAAGATTGATAGAGCTCGCGTAGAGCCAGAAACAGCAGTTGATAAGGTCCTTGATCTTTTTTTAGAGCTTGGAGCAGATGATGATCAGTGTGATTTTCAATATTTGTTTGGTAGTGGCTTAGGTGGTTTTGCACAGCCAGATATGAAAACGAAGAGTGAAGATATGCAACCTCTTCTTGATGCAATCCTTCGACATGTGCCGCCCCCGGTTGGAGATCAGACTAAGCCATTGCAGATTCAAATAACAACATTAGACTATTCAGATTTTTTGGGGAGAATTATTATTGGTAGAGTTCATAATGGAATGATTAAAAGTGGGCAAAATGCCTGTCTAATTAAAGAAAAAGGCACTATTAAGAAAGGACGGATTAGTAAATTATTGGGGTTTGAAGGGTTGCAGCGAATTGAAATAGAACAGGCTTTCGCAGGAGACTTGGTTGCTTTAGCAGGTTTTGATGATGTGAATATTGGAGAGACAATTGCATGCCCTGATGAGCCTAAGGCTTTGCCTTTGATTAAGGTTGATGAGCCAACCTTGCAAATGACTTTTGTTGTTAACGACTCTCCTTTCGCAGGGAAGGAAGGAAAGTTTGTAACTAGTCGACAACTGCGAGATCGCTTGAAGAAAGAATTACTTACAAATGTTGCATTACGAGTAGATGAAACTGATTCTCCAGATCGATTTGCAGTGAGTGGTAGAGGTGAGTTGCATTTAGGTATTTTAATCGAAACAATGCGTCGAGAAGGATTTGAGTTTCAGGTCTCTCAACCACAGGTGATTTTTAGAACGATTGATGGAACTCCTTGCGAACCAGTTGAGACACTTGTTATGGATGTACCAGAGCAGGCTGTAGGAGCTTGTATTGAAAAACTAGGTGTTAGACGTGGTGAAATGCAGAATATGGAGGCAGGAGGTGATGGAAGGACTCAATTGGAGTTTGTTGTTCCATCTAGAGGCTTAATTGGCTTTAGAGGAGAATTTGTAAGGGCGACTAGAGGAGAAGGGATTATGAGCCATTCCTTTTTTGACTATCGTCCAATGATTGGAGAGTTTGAAACGCGGCGTAATGGAGTTTTGATTTCCTTTGAAGAAGGGACAGCAACTTTTTACGCACTAAAGAATGCTGAAGATCGAGGACAATTTTTTATCAAGCCAGGTGTTAAAGTTTACAAAGGAATGATTATTGGGGAAAATAATAGGCCTCAAGATCTTGAGATTAATGTATGTAAGACCAAGCAATTAACTAATATGCGTTCAGCTGGGGCAGAAGAATTAGATACTTTACAGTCACCAATTGAGATCACTTTAGAAAGAGCTTTGGAGTATATAGGACCAGATGAAATGCTTGAAGTTACTCCACAATCAATTCGCTTGAGAAAGCTACCCTCTAAGAGGATGGCCAAACGTTAA
- a CDS encoding DUF309 domain-containing protein: MNTFSDEKPPLIEDPRFLKAVDLFNQKDWYSSHDFFEEIWHESHGPERITIQGILQVAVAQLHLESGNKNGATILYGEGLGRLRMNKSIDLGIDLESFCISVNQRLSLLQSGASIDESPVPSLKIRAAKD; encoded by the coding sequence ATGAATACATTTTCTGACGAAAAACCTCCCCTTATAGAAGACCCACGCTTTTTGAAGGCTGTGGATTTGTTTAACCAAAAAGACTGGTATTCCTCTCATGACTTTTTTGAGGAAATTTGGCATGAGTCGCATGGCCCTGAGAGGATTACAATACAGGGTATTTTGCAGGTTGCTGTAGCACAATTACATCTCGAAAGCGGCAACAAGAATGGAGCGACGATTTTGTACGGAGAAGGTTTAGGTAGGCTCAGGATGAATAAATCTATAGACCTAGGTATTGATCTGGAAAGTTTTTGTATTTCAGTTAATCAGAGACTTTCTCTCCTACAAAGTGGTGCCTCTATAGATGAGTCGCCGGTTCCTTCTTTGAAAATTAGAGCTGCAAAGGATTAA
- the lptB gene encoding LPS export ABC transporter ATP-binding protein yields MSLLLNKVALEIAGRPLVKDISLEIKPGEVVGLLGPNGAGKTTTFNLIIGLLRPDKGEVLLDGAEVSNLSMPNRARMGVGYLPQEPSVFRQLTVRQNLEVALAQSGLSGLMSRGLRDQLIEDFHLSPFMNRFGYQLSGGERRRCEVARALAVGTEGPKYLLLDEPFAGVDPMAVADLQGLIQSLRSRGMGILVTDHNVRETLAITDRSYILNEGGILSSGRSQNVANDPLVRRHYLGEDFRL; encoded by the coding sequence ATGAGTCTCTTGCTTAATAAAGTGGCCCTAGAGATTGCTGGGAGACCTTTGGTTAAGGATATATCATTGGAAATTAAACCTGGCGAAGTTGTTGGTTTGCTAGGTCCAAACGGAGCAGGCAAGACAACCACTTTTAATTTGATCATCGGTTTGCTTCGACCAGACAAGGGTGAGGTTTTGTTAGATGGGGCTGAAGTTTCTAATTTGTCAATGCCAAACAGGGCCCGCATGGGAGTTGGTTATTTGCCTCAAGAGCCAAGTGTCTTTAGGCAGTTGACTGTTCGTCAGAATTTAGAGGTTGCTCTTGCTCAAAGTGGTTTGAGTGGGCTCATGTCTAGAGGTTTGAGAGACCAGTTGATAGAAGATTTTCATCTATCGCCATTTATGAATCGATTCGGGTATCAGCTTTCCGGTGGCGAACGACGACGTTGTGAGGTGGCAAGAGCTTTAGCTGTAGGAACAGAAGGTCCTAAGTATTTATTGCTTGACGAGCCATTCGCTGGAGTTGACCCGATGGCGGTGGCAGATCTTCAGGGCCTTATTCAATCACTACGTAGTAGGGGAATGGGGATTTTGGTGACTGATCATAATGTTAGAGAAACTCTTGCAATTACAGATCGTTCTTACATATTAAATGAGGGTGGGATCCTTTCTTCGGGTAGATCTCAGAATGTGGCAAACGATCCATTGGTACGTCGTCATTATCTTGGGGAGGACTTTAGGCTTTGA
- a CDS encoding LptF/LptG family permease has translation MRFKHFLSINLQRIPLIDRWLFGELFPPLFFAVSAFTTVSLSVGVMFDLVRKIVESGLPLNVAVQVLILKLPGFLVISFPMAMLMATLLAYSRLSANSELKALRSLGVKTRRMIAPALVLAFLMTGLTFIFNDVIVPNANRTAEVTLKSALGKSISMEKGDDIIYSRFGNIVSSQPDKRKKGLAQLFYAKEFRGSQMKGVTVLDFSRLGYTQMLVANTAIWNESEAKWEFTDGQILTLAPNGTTTTVGFDSYLYPMGTGPRQVAQLPKSANDMTVAQAIRAERLYQESGNRKQARKMKVRIQEKFTLPMACLVFGLIGSSLGAKPNTRTSRSQGFGISVVLILVYYVLSFGFSSLGVKGTLIPFVAAWSPVFISLFGGCVLLRQASR, from the coding sequence ATAAGGTTTAAACACTTTCTTTCTATTAATTTGCAAAGGATACCTTTAATTGATAGGTGGCTTTTTGGAGAGTTATTCCCACCATTATTTTTTGCCGTTTCGGCCTTTACTACTGTATCCCTTTCAGTGGGAGTAATGTTTGACCTAGTGAGAAAGATTGTTGAATCTGGCCTCCCCTTAAATGTTGCTGTTCAGGTCTTAATACTCAAATTGCCAGGTTTTTTAGTCATTTCATTTCCTATGGCAATGCTTATGGCAACTTTGTTGGCATATAGCCGTCTTTCTGCAAATAGCGAGCTTAAAGCTTTACGTAGTTTAGGGGTAAAAACTCGAAGGATGATAGCTCCTGCTTTGGTTTTGGCATTTTTAATGACAGGCCTTACATTTATCTTTAATGATGTAATTGTGCCTAATGCAAATCGAACTGCTGAAGTAACCCTAAAGAGTGCTCTAGGTAAATCCATTTCAATGGAAAAAGGAGATGACATTATTTATTCTCGATTTGGCAATATTGTTAGTTCTCAACCTGATAAACGCAAAAAGGGACTCGCTCAGTTGTTTTATGCAAAAGAATTTAGAGGTAGCCAAATGAAAGGAGTAACTGTTCTCGATTTTTCAAGACTTGGTTATACCCAAATGCTTGTTGCTAATACAGCTATTTGGAATGAAAGTGAGGCAAAGTGGGAATTTACTGATGGGCAAATTCTTACTCTTGCTCCTAATGGAACAACTACTACTGTTGGCTTTGATAGTTATTTATATCCTATGGGGACAGGCCCTAGACAAGTCGCTCAGCTGCCTAAAAGTGCAAACGATATGACTGTTGCCCAGGCCATAAGAGCAGAACGCTTGTATCAGGAGTCAGGAAATCGAAAACAAGCAAGGAAAATGAAAGTACGAATTCAAGAGAAGTTCACACTGCCCATGGCTTGTTTGGTTTTTGGTCTTATTGGAAGCAGCTTGGGAGCCAAGCCAAATACACGTACCAGCCGAAGCCAGGGCTTTGGAATAAGTGTTGTTCTGATATTGGTTTATTACGTATTGAGCTTTGGATTTAGCTCTTTGGGAGTTAAGGGAACCCTAATTCCATTTGTTGCAGCTTGGTCACCTGTGTTTATATCCCTTTTTGGTGGTTGTGTTTTGCTTAGGCAAGCAAGTCGCTAA